One segment of Luteitalea sp. DNA contains the following:
- a CDS encoding HlyD family efflux transporter periplasmic adaptor subunit, producing the protein MRRRWPRRCLGILAVGSLIAVASARCSSSSADVIRATVPTAEVKRGEFADRMTLRGEISPIRSLVLNAPSRAGELQIIKLAPNGSPVKKGDVVVEFDVSTVRRTLDEKRSELKQARAEIERARAQGSIAEEESLTTQLGANYNVERSRLDVETSDVLSRIESEQNKLKLADAEQLLDEATVSVESDHATTEADVKALQQKQTKVEADVSLAEHNLSALTLRAPTDGIVSIQPNYRASSPGSGGAREFRPGDSAWSGAAIVTLPDLSEVTVLARIDESDRSRLSEGLRAMVRVEALPGVELPGRISQLSTLAKPEITGTWPPPRRFDVTILLEKVDPRLRPGMSATARLIIDRAPKALIIPTDALFQRDGQPTVYVQTSDGFVRRHVRVARRGQEIVAIASGVSAGERVALRAPDQNSGTGGGQ; encoded by the coding sequence GTGAGGCGGCGTTGGCCACGCAGATGTCTAGGCATCCTCGCGGTCGGGAGTCTGATCGCGGTTGCTTCAGCGCGATGCAGCAGCTCGTCTGCCGACGTCATTCGCGCCACTGTCCCGACCGCGGAAGTGAAGCGGGGTGAGTTCGCGGATCGCATGACACTCAGGGGCGAGATTTCGCCGATCCGGTCTCTCGTGCTGAACGCGCCATCCCGAGCCGGCGAGCTCCAAATCATCAAGCTTGCGCCCAACGGCAGTCCGGTCAAGAAAGGCGATGTTGTCGTGGAGTTCGACGTCAGCACCGTCCGGCGTACGCTCGATGAAAAACGCTCGGAGCTGAAGCAAGCGCGTGCGGAGATCGAGAGGGCCCGCGCGCAGGGTAGCATCGCCGAGGAGGAGAGCTTGACCACGCAGCTCGGCGCCAACTACAACGTCGAGCGGTCGCGCCTCGACGTCGAGACGAGCGACGTCCTGTCACGGATCGAGAGCGAGCAGAACAAGCTGAAGCTGGCGGACGCCGAACAGCTGTTAGATGAGGCCACGGTGAGCGTCGAATCCGATCACGCGACAACCGAGGCCGACGTCAAGGCGCTGCAGCAAAAGCAAACGAAGGTCGAAGCGGATGTCTCCCTGGCGGAGCACAATCTCTCTGCCCTGACGCTGCGTGCGCCGACCGATGGCATCGTCTCCATCCAGCCGAACTATCGCGCTTCCAGCCCCGGCAGCGGTGGTGCGCGCGAGTTCCGTCCTGGTGACAGTGCCTGGTCAGGCGCGGCCATCGTCACCTTGCCGGATCTCTCCGAGGTCACGGTGTTGGCGCGCATCGACGAGAGTGATCGCAGCCGTCTCTCCGAGGGCCTGCGGGCGATGGTCCGGGTCGAGGCATTGCCCGGCGTAGAGCTTCCGGGACGCATTAGCCAGCTCAGCACGCTTGCGAAGCCGGAGATCACGGGCACCTGGCCGCCGCCGCGACGGTTCGACGTCACGATCCTGCTCGAGAAGGTGGACCCTCGGTTGCGGCCCGGCATGTCGGCGACCGCGCGCCTGATCATCGACCGCGCGCCCAAGGCGCTGATCATCCCGACCGACGCGCTCTTCCAGCGCGACGGCCAACCGACGGTCTACGTGCAAACGTCCGACGGATTCGTCAGGCGTCACGTACGCGTCGCACGGCGCGGCCAGGAAATCGTCGCGATCGCCTCCGGCGTATCGGCAGGAGAACGCGTCGCGCTACGAGCACCTGACCAGAACAGCGGAACAGGAGGGGGCCAATGA
- a CDS encoding HlyD family efflux transporter periplasmic adaptor subunit, producing MSPRRRQRLVWLLAGTAGLVVVASAVTAGLGKLRSRSTEIPFAPAERSSLDQTVHLKGELRTTKSTMIQAPPVPGTMRILSLLPTGTAVQKGDLVLSFDTADQEYQLGQAQSQLREAEYEIDKLEADNAVQAAKDEVDLLSARYDVRAAELDIRGNELVGKVEARKNELTLEEAGRKLEELERNVRERSTTSRAALDVAREKRNKALIAIKEAERNIAQMTIVAPFDGVLSVLANRDAAGGIFYPGIVLPEYAEGDMASPGRPIAELLDVTQLEVLAKAPESVGATLAPKQRAKVSIDSRGGRAYRAHVKTVGAVASRGKWWNAGTAREFDVTLELEGEHTALKPGQTLRVEVAAAPLEDVVHVPRQAVFDQRGASVVYVRNARGFEAHEVKVVRRTETRAVLEGLEEGLEVALVNPEEAPASRNSPTPSTPTAPLGT from the coding sequence ATGAGCCCGAGACGGCGACAACGCCTCGTGTGGCTGCTGGCGGGAACCGCAGGCTTGGTCGTCGTCGCGAGCGCCGTCACCGCCGGGCTTGGGAAGCTCCGCTCGCGCAGCACCGAGATCCCGTTCGCGCCTGCCGAGCGAAGCTCGCTCGATCAAACCGTGCACCTGAAGGGCGAGCTCCGTACGACCAAGTCGACGATGATCCAGGCGCCTCCCGTTCCGGGAACGATGCGGATCCTATCGCTGCTGCCAACGGGCACTGCAGTGCAGAAGGGAGACCTCGTACTGAGCTTCGATACCGCCGACCAGGAGTATCAGTTGGGGCAGGCGCAATCGCAGCTGCGTGAAGCGGAGTATGAAATCGACAAGCTGGAGGCGGACAACGCCGTGCAAGCGGCAAAGGACGAGGTCGATTTGTTGAGCGCGCGCTACGACGTCCGGGCGGCGGAGCTGGATATCCGCGGGAACGAGCTCGTTGGCAAGGTCGAGGCGCGCAAGAACGAGCTCACTCTCGAAGAGGCGGGCCGCAAGCTGGAAGAGCTCGAACGGAATGTCCGTGAGCGCTCGACTACGAGCCGCGCGGCGCTCGATGTCGCACGTGAGAAGCGCAACAAAGCGCTCATCGCCATCAAGGAGGCTGAGCGCAACATCGCGCAAATGACGATCGTCGCCCCGTTCGATGGGGTCCTGTCGGTGCTCGCGAATCGGGACGCCGCCGGTGGCATTTTCTACCCGGGCATTGTCCTGCCTGAGTACGCGGAGGGCGACATGGCCTCGCCGGGCCGTCCGATCGCGGAGCTGCTCGATGTGACGCAGCTCGAGGTTCTCGCCAAGGCGCCAGAGTCGGTTGGCGCGACCTTGGCGCCCAAGCAGCGCGCCAAGGTCTCCATCGACAGCCGCGGCGGACGGGCGTATCGGGCGCACGTGAAGACCGTTGGCGCGGTCGCAAGCCGCGGTAAGTGGTGGAACGCCGGCACCGCGCGTGAGTTCGACGTCACGCTCGAGCTCGAAGGAGAGCACACCGCGCTGAAGCCCGGGCAAACGCTCCGTGTGGAGGTCGCGGCTGCGCCGCTCGAAGACGTGGTACACGTCCCGCGCCAGGCAGTCTTCGATCAACGAGGTGCTTCTGTGGTCTACGTACGCAACGCTCGTGGCTTCGAGGCGCATGAGGTGAAGGTCGTGCGCCGTACGGAGACGCGGGCTGTGCTGGAGGGGCTAGAGGAGGGCCTGGAGGTCGCGTTGGTCAATCCCGAGGAGGCCCCCGCATCGCGAAACAGTCCCACCCCATCCACTCCCACCGCGCCCCTGGGGACATGA
- a CDS encoding FtsX-like permease family protein → MSDRATPVDKSRTTGLTRLVPDLRLGLENLRLHKLRSLLTMLGMICGVAAVVSMLSIGAGAQQHVLEFIENLGVRNLIVEAREAADQEEFIQVRQISPGLTFRDVRLIDANLAGVTAISPRKRFTPSTVLPRPGRETPTVYGVLPVYRRISNLRMASGRFFDEDEATRASPVCVLGEAVASDLFGSRSALGQFVKIHEQWFRVIGVAGPQLSAPGEVAGLPSEDRNNLIYVPLAGAMLRLEDNKTRIRDEIDAIYVQLQSPEQSPRAAGIVRGLLNDSHKGAGDFSVYVPAQLLAEQQRTRRIFEMVMVAIASISLLVGGIGIMNIMLASVLERTREIGVRRAVGARRSEIVRQFLMEATIISCAGGLIGVLVGFGLSELVAYFAGWTTIITPTSVLLAFFVSLVVGLVFGVYPARTAAHLDPVEALRYE, encoded by the coding sequence ATGAGCGACCGAGCCACACCGGTCGATAAATCGCGCACCACAGGGCTCACGCGCCTCGTGCCCGATTTGCGTCTTGGTCTCGAGAACCTGCGTCTCCACAAGCTGCGCTCGCTGCTCACGATGCTCGGCATGATCTGCGGCGTCGCCGCCGTCGTGTCGATGCTCTCGATCGGTGCCGGTGCGCAGCAGCATGTCCTCGAGTTCATCGAGAACCTCGGCGTACGCAACCTCATCGTCGAGGCGCGGGAGGCCGCCGACCAGGAAGAGTTCATCCAAGTGCGTCAGATCTCGCCCGGGCTCACATTTCGCGATGTGAGACTGATCGACGCAAACCTCGCAGGGGTTACGGCAATCTCGCCACGCAAACGGTTCACGCCATCCACCGTGTTGCCCAGGCCAGGGCGCGAGACACCTACCGTGTATGGCGTGCTTCCCGTGTATCGGCGTATCAGCAACCTCCGCATGGCATCGGGGCGCTTCTTCGACGAGGATGAAGCGACGCGCGCCTCGCCAGTCTGCGTGCTCGGCGAGGCGGTTGCGAGCGACCTCTTCGGCAGCCGCTCTGCGCTTGGCCAATTCGTGAAGATCCACGAACAGTGGTTCCGCGTGATCGGGGTCGCCGGACCGCAGCTCAGCGCTCCAGGCGAGGTCGCGGGCTTACCGTCAGAGGATAGAAACAACCTCATTTACGTGCCGCTTGCAGGAGCTATGCTCCGCCTCGAGGACAACAAGACCCGGATTCGCGACGAGATTGACGCCATCTACGTGCAGCTCCAATCGCCAGAACAGAGCCCGCGGGCGGCCGGCATCGTGCGTGGCCTCCTGAACGACTCGCACAAAGGCGCAGGCGACTTCTCCGTCTACGTGCCGGCACAGCTCCTGGCCGAGCAGCAGCGCACCCGCCGCATCTTCGAGATGGTCATGGTGGCCATTGCCTCGATCTCGTTGCTCGTGGGCGGCATCGGCATCATGAACATCATGCTCGCCAGTGTGCTCGAGCGCACCCGTGAGATTGGCGTCCGGCGCGCCGTGGGCGCACGCCGCAGCGAGATTGTCCGGCAGTTCCTCATGGAGGCGACGATCATCTCCTGCGCCGGCGGCCTGATCGGCGTCCTCGTCGGTTTTGGCCTCTCGGAGCTCGTCGCCTATTTCGCGGGCTGGACCACCATCATCACGCCAACCTCCGTGCTGCTCGCCTTCTTCGTGTCGCTCGTCGTCGGCTTGGTTTTTGGCGTCTACCCTGCGCGGACAGCGGCGCACCTCGACCCCGTCGAAGCGCTGCGTTACGAGTAG
- a CDS encoding GntP family permease, with amino-acid sequence MPLVVLVSSMLAVILLIARLRVHAVLALFLGALFVALFSPGVPLADAASATATEFGVVCGRIGIVIALASVIGFALQHSGGAARISQAFLSLTGERRAHMSLWASGYVLSVPVFFDTVFFLMAPIIRAMYRRTGHNYPLYLCATLAGGAATHVFVPPTPGPLAMGATLGVDLGLLIIMGSVVALGGSMAGVAYGHWINRRWDGGNPLATVDATVDAEPAADLSRAPSTGYAFLPVVLPVVLIASRTILTTLELQFPGAELVAFLGDPNTALLLSAVLALDMARRTRGMTMSDLGTFSEGALATAGTIILITAAGGAYGAMLTRAGAGASLADVADAMHLPLLLLAYLMAALLKVAQGSSTVAMITTASVLQGIYASGMSGLPHPVYATLAISGGSLVVSWMNDSGFWVISRMARLSERDTFRLWTPVAAITGTVGFLIVVVLSWLVPLRP; translated from the coding sequence ATGCCACTCGTCGTCTTGGTCAGCTCGATGCTGGCCGTCATCCTGCTGATCGCACGCCTCCGGGTGCATGCGGTCCTCGCTTTGTTCCTCGGCGCGCTGTTCGTTGCGTTGTTCAGTCCCGGCGTACCCTTGGCCGACGCGGCGTCGGCCACCGCGACCGAGTTCGGTGTCGTGTGCGGCCGCATCGGGATCGTCATCGCTCTCGCGTCTGTCATCGGCTTTGCTCTCCAGCACAGCGGTGGCGCCGCGCGCATCAGCCAAGCCTTTCTGAGCCTGACCGGTGAGCGACGGGCGCATATGTCGCTCTGGGCCTCTGGCTACGTCCTGTCGGTGCCCGTTTTCTTCGATACCGTGTTCTTCCTCATGGCGCCCATCATCCGGGCGATGTACCGGCGCACCGGCCACAACTATCCGCTCTATCTCTGTGCAACGCTGGCGGGCGGCGCCGCCACACATGTCTTCGTGCCGCCGACGCCAGGGCCACTCGCCATGGGCGCCACATTGGGCGTCGACCTTGGCCTGCTCATCATCATGGGATCAGTGGTCGCCCTGGGCGGATCGATGGCCGGCGTGGCGTACGGCCACTGGATCAATCGGCGCTGGGATGGTGGGAATCCGCTCGCCACGGTCGACGCCACCGTCGACGCGGAGCCGGCGGCCGACCTGAGCCGCGCGCCCTCGACCGGCTACGCCTTTCTCCCGGTCGTCTTGCCCGTCGTCCTGATCGCGTCGCGCACCATCCTCACGACGCTCGAGCTGCAATTCCCCGGCGCCGAGCTCGTGGCCTTTCTCGGTGATCCAAATACGGCGCTGCTGTTGTCGGCTGTCCTGGCGCTCGACATGGCGCGGCGGACGCGTGGAATGACGATGAGCGACCTCGGCACGTTTTCAGAGGGCGCGCTGGCAACCGCCGGCACCATTATTCTGATCACCGCGGCGGGCGGCGCCTACGGGGCCATGCTCACCCGGGCGGGCGCGGGCGCCAGCCTGGCGGATGTCGCCGATGCGATGCACTTGCCGCTCTTGCTGCTAGCGTATCTGATGGCAGCCCTCCTCAAGGTGGCGCAGGGCTCGAGCACGGTGGCCATGATCACGACCGCTTCCGTACTGCAGGGTATTTACGCGTCAGGGATGAGCGGCCTGCCACATCCCGTGTACGCCACGTTGGCCATCTCGGGTGGCTCGCTGGTGGTGTCGTGGATGAACGACAGCGGCTTCTGGGTGATCTCGCGCATGGCGCGTCTCTCGGAGCGCGATACCTTCAGGCTGTGGACACCGGTGGCGGCGATTACGGGCACCGTCGGTTTTCTGATTGTGGTCGTCCTGAGCTGGCTCGTGCCGCTGCGACCGTAG
- a CDS encoding gfo/Idh/MocA family oxidoreductase has protein sequence MAGVSLLVASISDVATAQRRAIRVGVIGCGSVSSQYLPHLSKSPHVELVSTCDIIYERAQHRAAEYRVPNHYPHVDEMLAGAPFDLFVNLTDMQEHGSLNRLALLASKHVWSEKPLANSYEEGKDLLDLAHSRKLRIWGAPAVVNSPQFAFMAATIREGKLGRVSSAHAHYGHLGPTWSAFFYEKGGGSLPDLGVYNLATLTGLLGPARAVMAMTAIVTPERTVDNKGKIRVEAEDNAMLLMDHGDGLISHVQCGFNYFDPYGHGGQGQEGHTITVWGTRGNMGLVGYDWAPFGVDLATIDHEKPQRFAPDPGSYVWQQGATVVAEALLTGREPSIAVEHALHVLEIIEAARASANSGKKIGLRSGFKWPMV, from the coding sequence ATGGCCGGCGTGAGCCTCTTGGTCGCGTCGATAAGTGATGTGGCCACGGCTCAGCGCCGGGCCATACGCGTCGGGGTCATCGGCTGTGGGAGCGTCTCATCACAATATTTGCCACATCTGTCCAAGTCGCCTCATGTCGAGCTCGTGAGCACGTGCGACATCATCTACGAGCGAGCGCAACATCGCGCCGCCGAGTATCGCGTTCCGAATCACTATCCCCATGTGGATGAAATGTTGGCCGGCGCGCCGTTCGATCTGTTCGTGAACCTGACCGATATGCAGGAACACGGCAGCCTCAACAGGCTGGCCTTGCTTGCGAGCAAACATGTCTGGAGCGAAAAGCCACTGGCCAACAGCTACGAGGAAGGCAAGGATCTGTTGGACCTCGCGCATAGCCGGAAGCTTCGCATCTGGGGCGCGCCCGCCGTGGTCAACAGCCCGCAGTTTGCCTTCATGGCGGCGACCATCCGCGAGGGCAAGCTAGGGAGAGTTTCCAGCGCGCATGCGCACTATGGTCATCTGGGGCCCACGTGGTCGGCATTCTTCTATGAAAAGGGCGGCGGCAGCTTGCCCGATCTCGGCGTCTACAATCTCGCCACGCTGACAGGCTTACTGGGCCCTGCCCGTGCTGTGATGGCGATGACCGCCATCGTCACCCCCGAGCGAACGGTCGACAACAAGGGAAAGATACGCGTCGAAGCCGAAGACAATGCGATGCTGCTGATGGATCATGGTGATGGCCTCATCTCCCACGTGCAGTGTGGTTTCAATTACTTCGATCCGTACGGTCACGGCGGCCAGGGACAAGAGGGCCACACCATTACCGTATGGGGCACCCGTGGGAACATGGGCCTCGTCGGCTACGACTGGGCGCCATTTGGCGTGGATCTCGCCACGATCGATCACGAAAAGCCACAACGCTTCGCGCCCGATCCCGGCTCGTACGTGTGGCAGCAAGGTGCGACAGTCGTCGCCGAAGCCTTGCTCACGGGACGCGAGCCGTCGATTGCCGTCGAGCACGCGCTCCACGTGCTCGAGATCATCGAAGCTGCGCGCGCATCGGCGAACAGCGGAAAGAAGATCGGGTTACGTTCGGGCTTCAAGTGGCCGATGGTGTGA